In the Leptospira sp. WS4.C2 genome, one interval contains:
- a CDS encoding alpha/beta hydrolase has translation MKIRQFIQKFGIFGVLMSLGMGCLPWETWDKTFPRSEKVEHKKVQFLNRYGIKLKGDLYLPKDQGTEPLAAIAISGPFGAVKEQASGLYAQTMAEKGFVTLAFDPSYTGESGGEPRNTASPDINTEDFSAAVDYLGLLPAVDRNRIGIIGICGYGGMGLNAAAVDKRIRAVVTTSMYDMSRVLAKGLNDSLTYDQRSSLLESLSEQRNVDAKNGKPAPGPRILPETLEGNTNPITEEFFQYYRTPRGFHKNSPNSNGSWTATTLFSFMNMPLLTYVKEISPRPILLIAGDSAHSRYFSEDVFKEASEPKELFIVPNANHVDLYDKKDKIPFNTIDSFFKENLKVSLKEK, from the coding sequence ATGAAAATTCGTCAATTCATACAGAAGTTTGGAATCTTCGGGGTCCTAATGAGTTTAGGAATGGGTTGTTTGCCTTGGGAAACTTGGGACAAAACATTTCCACGGAGTGAAAAAGTAGAACATAAGAAAGTTCAATTTTTAAATCGGTATGGAATCAAACTGAAGGGCGACTTGTATCTACCAAAAGATCAAGGAACAGAACCTTTAGCTGCCATTGCCATCAGTGGCCCGTTTGGTGCCGTGAAAGAACAAGCATCAGGTCTTTATGCGCAGACGATGGCAGAAAAAGGTTTTGTCACACTTGCATTTGATCCATCTTATACTGGGGAAAGTGGTGGAGAACCTCGTAATACTGCTTCCCCCGATATCAATACAGAAGATTTCAGTGCTGCAGTCGATTATCTCGGTTTGTTGCCAGCAGTGGATCGCAATCGAATTGGGATCATCGGTATCTGTGGGTATGGAGGTATGGGACTGAACGCTGCAGCCGTTGACAAACGGATTAGAGCAGTTGTCACAACCAGTATGTATGATATGTCTCGAGTCTTGGCAAAAGGTTTGAACGACAGCTTAACGTATGATCAACGATCATCATTATTAGAATCTTTAAGTGAACAACGAAATGTAGATGCCAAAAATGGAAAACCTGCCCCAGGACCTAGAATCCTTCCGGAAACATTAGAAGGTAACACGAATCCGATCACCGAGGAATTTTTCCAATACTACAGGACTCCTCGAGGGTTTCATAAAAATTCACCGAATTCGAATGGATCTTGGACTGCGACCACACTATTTTCTTTTATGAATATGCCACTTCTCACTTACGTGAAAGAAATTTCACCTAGACCGATTTTACTCATCGCTGGTGACTCTGCTCATTCGCGTTACTTTAGCGAAGATGTTTTCAAAGAAGCCAGTGAACCAAAGGAACTCTTCATTGTGCCAAATGCCAATCACGTAGACTTGTATGACAAAAAGGATAAAATTCCTTTTAATACAATCGATTCCTTCTTTAAAGAAAATTTAAAAGTAAGTTTAAAAGAAAAATAG
- a CDS encoding NAD(P)-dependent alcohol dehydrogenase, protein MIQTKGIAALKVKEALVPYRFERRDPKEHDVVIDIKYCGICHSDIHMTRDEWGFGSPFPMVPGHEIAGVVRTVGTKVTKYKIGDRVGVGCMVDSCRECAHCKEEMEQYCIPGNTMTYGSMERDGSAITQGGYSDVIVVNEDFVLRIPDNLPLDQAAPLLCAGITTYSPLNHWKTGPGKKVAVMGLGGLGHMAVKIAKAMGAEVTVLSQSEKKVIDAKKLGADDFLLTKSPKVFQENTLRFDLIINTVSSADLNMANYFGLLKMDGTLVSVGAPEKPLTIHPFPLILMRRNFAGSVIGSIKETQEMLDFCGKHNITPEIELIEPNQVNDAYARVLKSDVRYRFVIDMGKI, encoded by the coding sequence ATGATCCAGACAAAAGGAATCGCTGCATTAAAAGTAAAGGAAGCTCTTGTTCCCTATCGGTTTGAACGAAGAGACCCAAAAGAGCATGATGTGGTCATTGATATCAAATACTGCGGGATTTGTCATTCAGACATCCATATGACAAGAGATGAATGGGGATTTGGTTCCCCATTCCCTATGGTACCAGGTCATGAAATTGCCGGTGTGGTAAGAACCGTGGGAACTAAGGTCACCAAATACAAGATAGGTGACCGTGTGGGTGTTGGTTGTATGGTAGATTCTTGTCGTGAATGTGCCCATTGTAAAGAAGAGATGGAACAGTATTGTATTCCAGGAAATACAATGACATATGGTTCAATGGAAAGAGATGGTTCGGCCATTACCCAAGGTGGATATTCCGATGTAATTGTTGTGAATGAGGACTTTGTGTTAAGAATTCCGGACAATTTACCTTTGGATCAGGCCGCCCCACTTTTATGCGCAGGAATTACCACCTATTCTCCGTTAAATCATTGGAAAACCGGCCCTGGTAAAAAAGTAGCAGTGATGGGCCTTGGTGGACTGGGGCATATGGCTGTGAAAATTGCCAAGGCTATGGGTGCGGAGGTGACAGTGCTGAGTCAGTCAGAGAAAAAAGTAATTGATGCAAAGAAGTTAGGGGCCGATGATTTTCTACTGACCAAATCTCCGAAAGTTTTTCAGGAAAATACATTACGTTTTGATCTGATCATCAATACGGTATCTTCTGCTGATTTGAATATGGCAAATTATTTTGGTCTACTCAAAATGGATGGTACTCTTGTATCGGTGGGAGCTCCGGAAAAACCACTGACCATTCATCCTTTTCCGCTAATCCTGATGAGGCGTAATTTTGCGGGTTCAGTGATTGGTTCGATCAAAGAGACTCAAGAGATGTTGGATTTTTGTGGGAAACACAATATCACTCCAGAAATTGAACTCATCGAGCCAAACCAAGTGAATGATGCTTATGCGAGAGTATTAAAAAGTGATGTTCGATACCGGTTTGTGATCGATATGGGAAAAATCTAA
- a CDS encoding cation:proton antiporter, producing the protein MHGEESLLQDIGLSIIFATVLSHIARVLKQPLILGYIIGGAMLGKEMGFELVTNEASIELISEIGLILLLFIIGLEINLAELAKMGKAMFTLGILQFTLSVAFVYSVFPFFGLSIGSEKFDLLYIAVALSLSSTLIVVKLLQDKVEINTLSGKLTVGVLVFQDIWAILFMGVQPNLNNPEILKILTSVGIIVLLIAFSFSVSRYVLARLYKACASSPELILLTSIMWCFLVCGIAGEAGLSKEMGALVAGMSIAAFPYGADVISKLIGIRDFFVTLFFVALGLKVPLPSLEVIGLSAAIIALMLFVRMITIAPVIIKLNKGVRNGFLTALNLAQISEFSLVILALGAGFEHITPKLQAVILTSTIIASVLSTYIIMFNHNIAATFERLLARIGISDQTEESSKEDKSGHGGHGGHGDGMVRDIIVLGYFRIARAFVDYLEDLSPSLIKRIIIADYNPAFKEELTNKGFQWAYADLAHPDSLSHIGLHDASMVICTISDSFLKGTNNNRLLSTLSKLAPNAKIILTSDEPGEAKKLVSDGAQKVIVPGVITGEFLYDYISRGMRNNERVV; encoded by the coding sequence ATGCACGGGGAAGAGTCATTACTACAAGACATTGGTCTTAGTATTATTTTCGCAACAGTCTTAAGTCACATTGCCAGAGTCCTCAAACAGCCGTTAATTTTAGGATATATTATCGGTGGAGCTATGTTGGGAAAGGAAATGGGATTCGAACTTGTCACCAACGAAGCAAGTATTGAACTTATTTCAGAGATTGGACTCATTCTTTTGTTATTCATTATTGGATTGGAAATCAATTTAGCAGAACTTGCAAAAATGGGAAAGGCCATGTTTACCTTAGGTATCCTCCAATTCACTCTTTCTGTAGCCTTTGTTTATTCTGTGTTTCCTTTTTTTGGTCTCTCCATTGGTTCTGAAAAATTTGACCTTCTCTACATTGCAGTGGCTCTCTCTTTAAGTTCTACACTCATCGTTGTGAAACTCTTACAGGACAAAGTAGAGATCAACACTCTCTCAGGAAAATTGACCGTGGGAGTATTAGTATTCCAAGACATCTGGGCCATCTTGTTTATGGGCGTCCAACCCAACCTAAACAATCCAGAGATTTTAAAAATTCTGACTTCTGTCGGGATCATCGTACTTCTGATCGCATTTAGTTTTAGTGTCAGCCGTTATGTTCTCGCAAGATTGTACAAAGCTTGCGCCAGTAGCCCAGAGTTAATCCTTTTAACATCCATTATGTGGTGTTTTCTTGTCTGCGGGATCGCAGGCGAAGCAGGTCTTTCTAAAGAAATGGGCGCTCTCGTTGCCGGTATGAGTATTGCCGCTTTTCCTTATGGAGCCGATGTAATTTCTAAACTCATCGGAATTCGAGACTTTTTTGTGACTTTATTCTTTGTAGCTCTCGGACTAAAAGTTCCCCTTCCTAGTTTAGAAGTGATCGGACTCTCTGCTGCAATCATCGCCCTTATGTTGTTTGTCAGGATGATCACGATTGCCCCTGTCATCATCAAACTCAACAAAGGCGTTCGGAATGGATTTCTCACTGCCCTAAACTTAGCACAAATTTCAGAATTCTCTCTCGTAATACTTGCGCTAGGTGCAGGTTTCGAACACATCACACCGAAACTCCAAGCAGTGATCTTAACATCTACCATCATTGCTTCAGTTCTATCTACATACATCATCATGTTCAACCATAACATTGCAGCCACGTTCGAAAGACTTCTCGCTCGAATCGGAATTTCTGACCAAACCGAAGAATCATCCAAAGAGGATAAGTCAGGTCACGGTGGACATGGCGGACACGGAGATGGAATGGTTCGAGACATCATTGTTCTCGGATACTTTCGCATTGCTCGTGCCTTTGTGGATTACTTGGAAGACTTATCTCCATCACTCATCAAACGAATCATCATAGCCGACTACAACCCAGCATTTAAAGAAGAACTCACAAACAAAGGATTCCAGTGGGCTTATGCCGACCTCGCCCATCCCGATTCCTTATCTCATATTGGCCTTCATGATGCTTCAATGGTCATTTGTACCATCTCGGATTCTTTTCTAAAAGGAACAAATAACAATCGTTTGCTGTCTACTCTTAGTAAACTCGCACCAAATGCAAAAATCATTTTAACTAGTGATGAACCGGGGGAAGCAAAAAAACTCGTGAGTGACGGAGCACAAAAGGTCATTGTACCGGGAGTCATCACTGGTGAATTCTTGTATGATTATATCTCTCGAGGGATGAGAAATAACGAAAGGGTGGTTTAA
- a CDS encoding TolC family protein, with protein MISTLKRSLLAILCPFGMFFSFVIEADPTRDPFDSLHGPNIYSQDYINQQPGVLTLEELLRSVEKSYPLVLAAEKLLSEAEYNYLAAEGAFDLQFKSMGTTKPLGYYTNNAADAVFEKPTPLGGTSFFAGYRIGRGKFPVYDGRRETNDYGEVRAGAIFPLMRNREIDKNRADIKKADLDRRLAELSIQKLKIEVIKEATKRYWKWVASGQEYLVNKDLLAIAKDRQEQIAQRIKLGDIPKIEGTENDRAILQRESQFVSAEREMQKAAIDLSLFLRATDGNLILPTTDRLPIGFPKPIEYKKLELEKSIKLAWKYRPELQDFEFKRDKVRVDQDMGYNALKPQVDLVVAGSQDFGPGSITRAKPELEASLVLNLPIQTKRPRGMIGAAEAKIAQLDQELQFSKDKIKTEVQDSISEVIASAKRVTVTQNEVELARKLEEMERERFTLGDSTLLFVNIREQTSAEAAVREIKALYDHHVAIAHFQAATASILQISPLP; from the coding sequence ATGATATCAACGTTAAAACGATCCCTACTCGCAATACTCTGTCCTTTTGGAATGTTTTTCTCCTTTGTCATCGAAGCAGATCCTACACGTGATCCGTTTGATTCCTTACACGGACCCAATATCTATTCGCAGGATTATATCAACCAACAACCAGGTGTACTCACACTAGAAGAACTTCTTAGATCTGTAGAAAAATCTTATCCACTTGTTCTTGCGGCTGAAAAACTTTTATCAGAAGCAGAATACAATTACCTCGCTGCCGAAGGGGCTTTTGATTTACAATTTAAATCCATGGGAACTACAAAACCTTTGGGTTACTATACAAACAATGCAGCAGATGCAGTCTTTGAAAAACCAACCCCACTTGGGGGAACTTCCTTTTTTGCAGGATACCGAATTGGGCGTGGTAAATTCCCAGTATATGACGGCAGAAGAGAAACCAATGATTATGGAGAAGTGCGGGCCGGTGCCATCTTTCCATTGATGCGTAACCGTGAGATCGATAAAAACAGAGCTGATATTAAAAAAGCTGATCTTGACCGTAGACTTGCAGAACTTTCCATTCAAAAATTAAAAATCGAAGTCATCAAAGAAGCCACCAAACGTTATTGGAAATGGGTAGCGAGTGGACAAGAGTATTTAGTCAACAAAGACTTGTTAGCGATCGCTAAGGATCGTCAAGAACAAATCGCACAACGAATTAAGTTAGGTGATATTCCCAAAATCGAAGGAACAGAAAACGATCGTGCCATCTTACAAAGAGAGTCTCAATTTGTTTCTGCGGAACGCGAGATGCAAAAAGCAGCAATTGATTTATCTTTATTTCTACGTGCCACCGATGGAAATTTAATCCTTCCCACAACGGATCGTTTGCCCATAGGATTTCCCAAACCCATTGAGTATAAAAAACTTGAACTAGAAAAGAGCATCAAACTCGCTTGGAAGTATAGGCCAGAATTACAAGACTTTGAGTTCAAACGAGACAAAGTTCGTGTTGACCAAGACATGGGCTACAATGCTCTGAAACCACAAGTGGATTTGGTGGTTGCCGGATCTCAAGACTTTGGACCAGGCTCTATCACAAGAGCCAAGCCAGAACTAGAAGCATCGCTTGTTCTCAATTTGCCCATCCAAACCAAACGCCCAAGAGGGATGATCGGTGCTGCCGAAGCAAAGATAGCCCAACTCGATCAAGAGTTACAATTCTCAAAAGACAAAATCAAAACAGAAGTACAAGATTCCATTTCTGAGGTGATTGCTTCCGCAAAACGTGTTACTGTTACGCAAAATGAAGTCGAATTAGCGCGAAAGTTAGAAGAGATGGAACGAGAACGATTTACGCTTGGTGACTCAACACTACTATTTGTGAATATTAGAGAACAGACAAGTGCAGAAGCAGCAGTCCGTGAAATTAAGGCTTTGTACGATCATCACGTAGCCATTGCCCATTTCCAAGCAGCAACGGCTTCCATTTTGCAGATTTCTCCCCTTCCTTAG
- a CDS encoding HlyD family secretion protein — protein sequence MKTEISQKWKLYKNLPSYRLVQTALPAQSLAYLLTIIFFLSVIILLYVPWQQTTMGFGRVVAYAPLDRQQVIESPISGRVVKWHVHEGTRVRKGDPIIDISDNDPNFINRIREEKNALLQRLEAARSREDNIRSRIISLRSSMGSAVNAADSRRMMAKDRVRASEQAVDAAKAALKTANLNLDRQKQLWEKGLTSKRTLELAELEHTNAETGLDRAKATFDAAVKEERALYSDTGKVAQDAEASINDAKASLASAQSEVARVLEDLPKLEARLSRQENQEVFAPRDGTIMRILVNPDTQQVKEGDGVAILVPDSEDKAIELFISGNDIPLVGEGRKVRLQFQGYPVLQISGWPETAVGTFGGIVKLVDITDNGSGNFRVLVIPDRDDREWPSSRYLRQGVRAKGWIFLNRVSVGYELWRRFNDFPPNLPMDDPEIKSLLDDNNGKKKLK from the coding sequence ATGAAAACTGAAATATCACAGAAATGGAAGCTTTATAAAAATCTACCTTCTTATCGATTGGTGCAAACGGCTCTGCCAGCGCAAAGCCTTGCTTATCTCCTCACCATTATTTTTTTCTTAAGTGTAATCATCCTTCTTTATGTTCCCTGGCAACAAACCACTATGGGATTTGGAAGAGTGGTCGCCTATGCGCCACTGGACCGTCAACAAGTCATTGAATCTCCCATTAGTGGACGTGTTGTGAAATGGCATGTTCATGAAGGGACTCGAGTGAGAAAGGGAGATCCTATCATCGATATCTCCGACAATGATCCTAACTTTATCAATCGAATTCGGGAAGAAAAAAATGCCCTCTTACAACGATTAGAAGCTGCTAGATCCAGAGAGGACAACATTCGTTCTCGAATTATCAGTTTACGTTCATCGATGGGAAGTGCTGTGAATGCAGCTGATTCTAGAAGGATGATGGCCAAAGACCGAGTGCGAGCCAGCGAACAAGCAGTAGATGCTGCAAAAGCGGCTTTAAAAACTGCCAATCTCAACCTAGACCGTCAAAAACAATTATGGGAAAAAGGTCTGACTTCCAAAAGAACTTTAGAGCTTGCAGAATTAGAACATACAAATGCGGAAACAGGACTCGATCGTGCCAAAGCAACTTTTGATGCTGCAGTCAAAGAAGAAAGGGCTTTGTATAGTGATACAGGCAAAGTGGCCCAAGATGCAGAAGCATCGATTAATGATGCCAAAGCCTCTTTGGCATCGGCGCAGTCGGAGGTGGCCCGTGTTTTGGAAGACCTACCCAAACTCGAAGCCAGGTTATCCAGGCAAGAAAACCAAGAAGTATTTGCCCCGAGAGACGGAACCATCATGAGAATTCTGGTGAATCCCGACACACAACAAGTCAAAGAAGGAGATGGAGTTGCAATTCTCGTTCCGGATTCCGAAGACAAGGCGATAGAACTTTTTATTTCAGGCAACGACATTCCGCTCGTTGGGGAAGGAAGAAAAGTTCGTTTGCAATTCCAAGGGTATCCCGTATTGCAAATCAGTGGTTGGCCAGAGACCGCTGTAGGCACTTTCGGTGGCATTGTCAAACTGGTAGACATCACTGACAACGGTTCTGGAAATTTTCGAGTTCTCGTGATTCCTGACAGAGATGATAGAGAGTGGCCCTCTAGTCGTTACCTGCGTCAAGGTGTGCGAGCCAAAGGTTGGATTTTTCTCAATCGTGTGAGTGTTGGTTACGAACTTTGGAGAAGGTTCAATGACTTTCCACCTAACTTACCAATGGATGATCCTGAAATTAAATCTTTGTTAGATGACAATAATGGAAAAAAGAAACTCAAATGA
- a CDS encoding ABC transporter transmembrane domain-containing protein encodes MLKFLHFLVFHLKNQLFRPEEENLPLRLSSHEDLAKSILDFLSESLHIHSVPSQIIEGFRSLRSKYKPLTENNFYDFLFAASHQYQIRLNIVQKTLLDIRSYITKDSAFVFQKLNDESNIPEFYAILNYQTSSYQIKSLHNLDAEAEWYSEKELFKLIGIKSNKDHVDWLVAEPTFPFSTNKEITKTDSAVKIALKQISHLIQMESKDVWIVFIYGVGIGILSLVVPVATSSLVNIVAFGVMIQPVIILTLLVVFFLGFAGAMQTIQIYVVEILQRRVFVRIATEFAVKFPKIRQDVLDKHHNPELVNRFFDTMTIQKSIHSLLVDGLSVVLTTVIGFILISFYHPIFIVFSFIILLIGGYWVVYRLGKPAAENYIKISKEKYKVAAWLEEISRHSALFHSTFGSNFALDRADSLIRDYLYARKKYFYNYIRQIIGLVGIQAFASAIVLGLGGYLVIHRQLTIGQLVAAELVIAKVLSDISKFGKQLDSFYSLIAAVDKINSVFHLPTIPVKTVEFEIPNGPIQVQLSGIHYSLSNGHKIFHQFQWKVPAGKSIGVSSNTPYDAHILLDLLCGIRTPTSGVVEYNHQNIHEVSKEQIHSVTYLIRGNEIFEGTILENIRVGREEISLIEIRELLDELGIWETIQSLPNGIHTPLLTFGHPFDNIQTTILSLARAIVGKPKLLLIDGNLDQLPPHLLSASLKVLLQKNRDWTLLVVSKSPNVLSQMDQVLRLENDSHSVKVNT; translated from the coding sequence ATGTTAAAATTTCTACATTTTTTGGTATTTCATTTAAAGAACCAACTCTTCAGACCTGAAGAGGAAAACCTCCCCTTAAGACTTTCTTCCCATGAAGATTTAGCAAAGTCTATTTTGGATTTTTTATCTGAGTCCTTACACATTCATTCAGTCCCTAGTCAAATCATCGAAGGTTTTCGTTCCCTTCGTAGCAAATACAAACCACTCACAGAAAACAATTTTTATGATTTTCTTTTTGCCGCATCACACCAATACCAAATCCGCTTAAACATTGTTCAAAAGACATTACTAGACATAAGATCGTACATCACTAAAGACTCAGCATTTGTGTTTCAAAAATTGAACGATGAGAGTAACATTCCCGAATTCTATGCAATTTTAAATTACCAAACTTCCTCTTATCAAATCAAATCTCTGCATAACTTAGATGCCGAAGCAGAATGGTATTCCGAAAAGGAATTATTTAAACTCATCGGAATTAAATCAAATAAAGACCATGTGGATTGGCTCGTAGCAGAGCCTACCTTTCCTTTTTCAACAAACAAAGAGATAACCAAGACTGATTCCGCTGTTAAAATTGCTCTAAAACAAATCTCGCATTTGATTCAAATGGAATCCAAGGATGTTTGGATTGTCTTTATTTACGGTGTGGGAATTGGAATTCTCTCGCTTGTTGTTCCTGTAGCCACATCGTCTCTTGTCAATATCGTAGCCTTTGGAGTGATGATCCAACCTGTAATCATATTGACTCTGTTAGTTGTATTTTTTCTTGGATTTGCAGGTGCCATGCAAACCATCCAAATCTATGTCGTAGAAATTTTGCAAAGGCGTGTTTTCGTAAGAATCGCAACTGAGTTTGCCGTTAAATTTCCCAAAATTCGTCAAGATGTCTTAGACAAACACCACAACCCTGAGCTTGTGAATCGGTTTTTTGATACGATGACCATTCAAAAATCCATTCATTCACTTCTCGTGGATGGACTCTCCGTTGTATTAACGACGGTGATTGGTTTTATTCTGATTTCTTTCTATCATCCCATCTTTATTGTATTTTCCTTTATCATTTTACTCATCGGTGGTTATTGGGTAGTCTATCGATTGGGAAAACCTGCTGCCGAAAACTATATTAAAATATCAAAAGAAAAATACAAAGTGGCCGCCTGGTTAGAAGAAATATCCAGGCATTCCGCCCTATTCCACTCTACCTTTGGATCTAATTTTGCCCTGGACCGAGCTGATTCTTTAATTAGGGACTATTTATATGCTAGAAAAAAATATTTTTACAATTACATTCGCCAAATCATTGGTCTTGTAGGAATTCAAGCTTTTGCAAGTGCCATTGTACTTGGATTAGGTGGTTATTTAGTAATCCATAGGCAACTCACCATTGGTCAACTCGTAGCAGCGGAACTTGTGATCGCCAAAGTTCTTAGCGATATATCTAAATTTGGAAAACAGTTGGATAGTTTTTATAGTTTGATTGCAGCCGTTGACAAAATCAATTCGGTTTTCCACTTACCTACAATCCCTGTAAAAACGGTAGAATTTGAAATTCCGAACGGCCCAATCCAAGTCCAGTTGTCTGGAATTCATTATTCCTTATCCAATGGCCATAAAATTTTCCACCAATTCCAATGGAAGGTCCCTGCAGGGAAATCCATAGGTGTATCTTCCAACACTCCCTATGACGCACACATCCTCTTAGATCTGTTATGTGGTATAAGAACTCCAACATCCGGTGTTGTGGAATATAACCACCAAAACATCCATGAAGTTTCCAAGGAACAAATTCATTCTGTTACTTATTTAATCCGAGGAAATGAAATCTTTGAAGGAACCATCCTGGAAAACATTCGAGTCGGAAGAGAAGAAATTTCTCTCATCGAAATCAGAGAACTCTTAGACGAACTGGGCATTTGGGAAACAATCCAATCTTTACCAAATGGAATCCATACTCCACTTTTAACTTTTGGTCATCCTTTTGACAATATCCAAACAACAATCCTGTCCTTAGCCCGTGCGATCGTTGGGAAACCAAAACTATTGTTAATCGACGGAAACTTAGACCAATTACCACCGCATCTTCTATCGGCTTCTCTCAAAGTTTTATTACAGAAGAATAGAGATTGGACACTCCTCGTTGTTTCCAAATCACCAAATGTTCTTTCTCAAATGGACCAAGTATTACGTTTAGAAAACGATTCCCATTCCGTAAAGGTAAACACTTAA
- a CDS encoding YceI family protein has protein sequence MKIFHSILIIITLSAVAQLTAQENCTYEYDPSQTSLEWTAFKFTEKTGVKGKFDSIKVAGKQKDKSKFGAVKSLQFQIDSSSVNSGVPDRDGKIKKFFFGSVKGNKKISGSFSDITAGETGTAKLNLRFGNSKTSVPVNFVWKDDIVEVTGSVDVLTLGLQSGLGKLNAECNDLHKGSDGVSKLWPTVDVKVVSTIKKICK, from the coding sequence ATGAAAATTTTTCACTCGATTTTGATAATCATCACACTCAGCGCCGTGGCACAATTGACTGCACAAGAAAATTGCACATACGAATACGACCCATCGCAAACCTCTTTAGAGTGGACAGCGTTCAAATTTACTGAAAAAACAGGTGTTAAAGGTAAATTTGATTCGATTAAAGTAGCCGGCAAACAAAAGGACAAATCAAAGTTTGGTGCTGTAAAATCTTTGCAATTCCAAATCGATTCTTCTTCAGTCAACTCAGGTGTACCTGACCGAGATGGAAAAATTAAAAAATTCTTTTTTGGTTCTGTGAAAGGAAATAAAAAAATCTCAGGATCTTTTTCTGATATTACTGCCGGGGAAACCGGAACTGCAAAATTAAATTTACGTTTTGGAAATTCTAAAACATCTGTTCCAGTAAATTTTGTTTGGAAAGATGATATTGTTGAAGTTACAGGATCTGTGGATGTTTTAACTCTTGGTTTGCAATCAGGACTTGGTAAGTTAAATGCAGAATGTAATGACTTACACAAAGGTTCTGATGGGGTAAGCAAACTTTGGCCTACTGTTGATGTTAAAGTTGTTTCAACCATAAAGAAAATTTGTAAATAG
- a CDS encoding DUF1801 domain-containing protein, which yields MSKEIETYNKSQSPAERDICSVLYEEINLHLSKAEKKIWHAHPVWFLEGNPIVGYSKLKNCIRLLFWSGQTFEVKGLEPEGSFKAAEVRYTDVSQINKKDLKRWLGQAKKIQWDYKNIVKRKGVLERLK from the coding sequence ATGAGCAAAGAGATCGAAACATACAACAAGTCCCAATCACCTGCGGAAAGAGATATTTGTAGTGTTCTCTATGAGGAAATCAATTTACATCTCTCGAAAGCAGAAAAGAAAATTTGGCATGCACACCCGGTTTGGTTTTTAGAAGGGAATCCCATTGTTGGTTATAGCAAACTTAAAAATTGCATTCGGCTTCTCTTTTGGAGCGGGCAAACTTTCGAAGTGAAAGGGTTAGAACCAGAAGGTAGTTTTAAAGCGGCTGAAGTTCGTTATACGGATGTTAGCCAAATCAATAAAAAAGATTTGAAACGTTGGCTCGGTCAAGCAAAGAAAATCCAATGGGACTATAAAAACATAGTCAAACGGAAAGGTGTCTTAGAACGATTGAAGTGA
- a CDS encoding GNAT family N-acetyltransferase, whose protein sequence is MFNIETRKLSQNDLKQFIELISVFEDVFEMKNFQRPNQSYVQSLLDRDDFFVFVSILEGRVVGGLTAYLLRQYYSEKPLVYIYDLAVQTHLQRKGIGKSLIASINSYCKEKGMEEVFVQADLADDYALDFYKATGGRAEDVVHFYYPLG, encoded by the coding sequence ATGTTCAATATAGAAACAAGGAAACTGTCACAAAACGATCTCAAGCAGTTTATAGAACTTATTTCTGTTTTTGAAGATGTGTTTGAAATGAAAAATTTTCAAAGGCCAAATCAAAGCTACGTCCAATCGCTTTTAGATCGGGATGATTTTTTTGTTTTTGTTTCTATATTGGAAGGTAGAGTGGTCGGGGGACTCACCGCATACCTGTTACGACAATACTATTCCGAAAAACCTTTAGTTTATATTTATGATCTAGCGGTCCAAACTCATCTGCAAAGGAAAGGAATTGGTAAATCACTCATTGCTTCCATCAACTCCTATTGCAAAGAAAAAGGGATGGAAGAAGTGTTTGTCCAAGCAGATTTAGCTGACGACTATGCATTGGATTTTTATAAGGCAACGGGTGGTCGTGCTGAGGATGTGGTGCATTTTTATTATCCGTTAGGATAG